In Hirundo rustica isolate bHirRus1 unplaced genomic scaffold, bHirRus1.pri.v3 scaffold_309_arrow_ctg1, whole genome shotgun sequence, a single window of DNA contains:
- the LOC120747929 gene encoding zinc finger protein 239-like: MEEEEKPRRCLTRRGCKASAGSCEEERPPLCQEGGQRCSQSSELVEKPHGGEKPHKCLECGKGFNWRSHLIRHQMIHTGERPHECGECGMRFSHSFRLIQHKRIHTGEKPYECGECGKSFRASSALTRHQVIHTGEGLCTCLECGKSFGSSSNLRKHQRIHTGERPYECPECGKRFQTSSDLLIHQRSHTEERPFRCPDCGKGFKHNSHLTVHQRIHTGERPYECPECGKRFHTSSTLLLHQQIHTEERPFRCFDCGKGFKRNSILTVHKRIHTGERPYECPECGKSFSQSSHLTQHQQRHH; this comes from the coding sequence atggaggaggaggaaaagccccGGAGATGCCTCACGAGGAGGGGCTGCAAAGCCAGCGCAGGGAGCTGCGAGGAGGAAAGACcccccctgtgccaggagggcgGCCAGAGATGCAGCCAGAGCTCCGAGCTGGTGGAGAAGCCTCATGgaggggagaagccccacaagtgcttggaatgtgggaagggtttCAACTGGAGATCCCATCTGATCCGGCACCagatgatccacactggggaacggccccatgagtgtggggaatgtgggatgagaTTCAGCCACAGTTTCAGACTGATCCAGCAcaagaggatccacactggggaaaagccctacgagtgtggggagtgtgggaaaaGCTTCAGAGCAAGCTCAGCCCTGACCCGGCACCaggtgatccacactggggaagggctctgcacctgcttggaatgtgggaagagctttggaTCAAGCTCCAACCTGAGGAAACACCAGcgcatccacaccggggagaggccctacgagtgtcctgagtgtgggaagaggtttcaaaCCAGCTCTGATCTCCTCATACATCAGCGGAGTCACAcggaggagaggcccttccgctgccccgactgtgggaagggcttcaagcatAACTCACACCTCACTGTCCACCAGcgcatccacaccggggagaggccctatgagtgccctgagtgtgggaagaggtttcacaCCAGCTCCACTCTCCTCCTACATCAgcagattcacacagaggagaggcccttccgctgcttcgactgcgggaagggcttcaagcgcAACTCAATCCTCACTGTCCACAAGcgcatccacaccggggagaggccctacgagtgtcctgagtgtgggaagagcttctcacagAGCTCTCACTTGACCCAACACCAACAGAGGCACCACTAA